The Solanum lycopersicum chromosome 9, SLM_r2.1 genome window below encodes:
- the LOC138338466 gene encoding uncharacterized protein: protein MVSNPKPNKGKCTSLPTEKPTCGKCGKKHFGNCLKGLDNCFGYGKSGNNVRDFTNVRVQDKGSGQVQESVSDEALKKNRFYTPPFRGEQEISPDMVTGMLRVFSIDVYALLDPGATLSFVTPLVPKKFDIFPDIFHEPFIVSTPVGESVIAKRMYRNYLIMLPNIVSYVELGELDMFDFHIILCMDWVHAFFAYIDCRTRVVKFKFPNEAVVEFKGENSIPRYRIISCIKAFKMISKGCLYHIVRSKILTPKFFPVVSEFLEVFPNDVPDTPPKWVIDFATGCKSLINSYLSDGCCRMERVEGTT, encoded by the coding sequence atggtgtctaaccctaagcctaatAAGGGAAAATGTACTAGTTTACCAACTGAGAaaccaacttgtggaaagtgtggcaagaagcactTTGGTAATTGCCTTAAGGGGTTAGACAATTGTTTTGGTTATGGTAAAAGTGGGAACAATGTTAGGGATTTCACAAATGTGAGGgttcaagacaagggtagtggtcaagTTCAAGAAAGTGTTTCAGATGAGGCTCTaaagaagaaccgcttctatACACCCCCCTTTAGAGGTGAGCAAGAGATTTCTCCCGAcatggtgaccggtatgttgagagtcttctctattgatgtatatgccttacttgatcctggtgctactttatcatttgttaccccTCTAGTACccaaaaagtttgacatttttcccgatatttttcatgaaccttttatagtgtctactccggtgggtgagtcggttaTTGCAAAAAGGATGTATAGAAATTATcttataatgttgcccaatatagtttcttatgttgaactaggAGAACTCGATATGtttgattttcatattatattatgtatggATTGGGTGCATGCTTTCTTTGCTtatattgattgtaggacaagggtagtgaagtttaaatttccaaatgaaGCCGTTGTAGAGTTCAAGGGGGAAAACTCTATTCCTAGATATCGTATCATCTCCTGTATAAAAGCAttcaaaatgatctcaaaaggttgtctataccatattgtaagatcCAAGATCTTGACTCCAAAATTCTTccccgtagtgagtgaatttctagaggtttttcctaatgatGTTCCCGATACTCCTCCCAAATGGGTAATCGATTTTGCTACTGGATGCAAATCCCTTATCAATTCCTACTTATCTGATGGCTGCTGCCGAATGGAAAGAGTTGAAGGCACAACTTAA